In Gossypium arboreum isolate Shixiya-1 chromosome 5, ASM2569848v2, whole genome shotgun sequence, a single genomic region encodes these proteins:
- the LOC108457180 gene encoding putative E3 ubiquitin-protein ligase LIN produces the protein MGTIATTSTQILHHTTSFTSEILSQSDIRRQIFSTLRCKLLPSDQITLKPLKLAAETLENAISTSNAAIQSSSLRVAEKLLVSYPETTFSSFLLSLIYALSNQPINSSISLLQVFYLDPSVARSELAPTLFEDLFLVHFLPVLQRFNEQRSTILSSLSQNANHDTDDYSISDVSVVVPWSKLLSKMSGDQALELKELERNYEEVLDENCRVFAKYFKEILANNDENRSVNPPDLVFKQSEKSEEVDYREEDDDNVKAKELGLKNGRYNPIWAEGERSVEFSRSSSKSKSPPFYPQRVSVNVLKRQNSRTLTTSPTSISDSEMESLSEDNSPNSCSSESDADIEENDKESALLEHGSSPTRKQKQPVFADSSRSPHYLMADNGNPPGTGKHTPPKDFVCPITSHLFDDPVTLETGQTYERRAIQEWLDRGNSTCPITRQSLHSTQLPKTNYVLKRLIASWQEKNPGATPPHLSQNQQVVETDHHERMVKPEVPPSTSPNSVISQANMDRTINKLRQAITSLCMSEILKESERAVLQIETFWQNMNIEPDILTMLSKPAVINGFVEILFNSVDLQVLKATFFLLCELGSRDETVIHTLTRVDSDVQRIVALFKEGMEEAIVLIYLLRPSINGLVEMDVVESLISVIKGRADDLFKMCLKPKTASILLLRQILQSNEENVVASIISTIVSSKVIERIVGSLEAEWAVERLAAVGILRRCIQQDGKCRNTIADKAQLAPVLENFMATRDEERFEIVYFLSELVKLNRRTFNEQILNIIRDEGSFSTMHALLVYLQTTLQDQSPIVAGLLLQLDLLVEPRKMSIYREEAIDTLISCLRNSEFPAAQIAAAETIVSLQGRFTTSGKPLARPFLLKRAGLDKNYRKLMRMEQLHNNPGDFEDISEEEKAADAWERKTAFVLVSHEFGLVFEALAEGLKSKSAELCSTCFVAATWLVYMLGVIPDTGIRGAARVCLLKHFISTFKSSKDIEDRTLSLLALKSFIHDPEGLRDLSSYMKHILKGLRELRKSSSLALEIMKLLSEGQDSSAELWNHKELAQVDSAENGEVLSIVSFKDKFFSGHSDGTIKVWASRDSILHLVQEIREHTKAITSLYVLQSGERLYSGSLDKTTRVWSIGNEQIHCVQVHDMKDQVHNLVVANSISCFIPQGAGVKVHAWNGQSKVLNQNKYIKCLALDRGRLYCGCHDNSIQELDLASGTLSTIQSGSRKLLSKAHPIHALQVHNGLVYSASTALDGVAVKIWSTTNYNMMGSLPTTSEVRSMVISSELVYLGCKGGIVEVWDLKKQTRIEILQTGTNGKVLCMSLDPNEEVLVTGTSEGRIQAWGWS, from the exons ATGGGAACCATCGCCACTACGTCAACCCAAATCCTCCATCACACTACCTCCTTCACCTCCGAAATCCTATCCCAGTCCGACATCCGCCGTCAAATTTTCTCTACCTTACGTTGCAAGCTTTTGCCCTCCGATCAAATCACACTCAAACCCTTAAAGCTCGCAGCCGAAACTCTAGAAAACGCCATTTCCACATCTAACGCCGCCATCCAATCCTCCTCTCTCCGCGTTGCTGAAAAGCTCCTCGTTTCCTACCCCGAAACGACCTTCTCTTCTTTCCTCCTATCTCTCATTTACGCTTTGTCAAACCAACCCATCAATTCCTCCATTAGTCTTCTACAAGTTTTCTATTTAGACCCTTCAGTAGCTCGATCAGAACTAGCACCCACCCTTTTCGAAGACCTCTTTCTCGTTCATTTCCTACCCGTTCTTCAACGGTTCAACGAACAAAGATCGACCATTTTGTCATCCTTATCGCAAAATGCGAATCACGATACAGACGATTATTCCATAAGTGATGTTTCGGTGGTCGTTCCATGGTCTAAATTGCTATCGAAAATGAGTGGTGATCAAGCTTTGGAGTTGAAAGAACTGGAAAGAAATTACGAAGAGGTTCTCGACGAGAATTGCAGGGTTTTCGCTAAGTATTTCAAAGAGATTCTAGCAAATAATGATGAAAACAGATCCGTTAATCCGCCGGATTTGGTGTTTAAGCAATCAGAGAAAAGTGAAGAAGTAGACTATCGTGAAGAAGATGATGACAACGTCAAAGCCAAGGAACTTGGATTGAAAAACGGACGGTATAAT CCAATATGGGCTGAAGGAGAAAGATCAGTTGAATTTTCTCGCAGTAGCAGCAAATCCAAGTCTCCACCGTTTTATCCTCAAAGAGTGTCTGTAAATGTCCTTAAAAGACAAAATTCTAGGACACTGACAACATCGCCCACTTCAATTTCTGATTCTGAAATGGAGTCTCTTTCCGAAGACAATTCACCCAACTCTTGTTCATCGGAATCTGATGCCGATATCGAG GAAAATGACAAAGAAAGTGCATTGTTGGAACATGGAAGTAGTCCGACACGGAAACAGAAGCAGCCTGTCTTTGCTGATTCCAGTCG GTCTCCTCATTATCTAATGGCGGATAATGGTAACCCTCCTGGCACTGGAAAACATACACCCCCCAAGGATTTTGTTTGCCCCATCACAAGTCATTTGTTTGATGACCCAGTCACCCTTGAAACAGGCCAGACTTATGAGCGTCGAGCAATCCAGGAATGGTTGGATCGGGGAAACTCGACGTGCCCCATCACCCGTCAGAGTCTTCATAGTACTCAGTTGCCTAAAACGAATTATGTACTCAAGAGGCTCATAGCGAGCTGGCAAGAAAAGAATCCGGGTGCAACCCCCCCGCATCTGTCCCAGAATCAGCAAGTTGTAGAAACTGATCATCATGAGCGAATGGTGAAGCCAGAGGTTCCTCCTTCAACTTCTCCTAATAGTGTCATAAGCCAAGCCAACATGGATAGAACCATCAATAAGTTACGCCAAGCGATTACCAGTCTTTGTATGTCTGAAATTCTCAAGGAATCGGAGAGGGCTGTTCTTCAAATAGAGACGTTTTGGCAAAACATGAATATAGAGCCTGATATTCTAACTATGCTCTCAAAACCGGCAGTGATCAATGGATTTGTGGAGATCCTTTTCAATTCAGTGGACCTCCAGGTGCTGAAAGCCACCTTTTTTCTCCTGTGTGAACTGGGTTCAAGAGATGAAACTGTGATCCATACATTAACTCGAGTCGACTCCGATGTCCAACGTATTGTTGCTCTGTTTAAGGAAGGTATGGAAGAGGCAATTGTGCTTATATATCTTTTAAGGCCTTCAATCAATGGCCTCGTGGAGATGGATGTAGTAGAATCCCTCATATCAGTTATAAAAGGGAGAGCTGATGATTTGTTTAAAATGTGTTTGAAGCCAAAAACAGCTTCAATTCTATTATTGAGACAAATTCTACAGAGCAATGAAGAGAACGTTGTAGCTTCCATTATCAGCACAATTGTTTCTTCAAAAGTGATTGAAAGAATTGTTGGTAGCTTGGAAGCTGAATGGGCAGTTGAGAGGCTTGCTGCAGTTGGTATCTTGAGAAGATGCATACAACAAGATGGTAAATGTAGAAACACCATAGCTGATAAAGCTCAGTTGGCACCAGTTCTGGAAAACTTCATGGCCACAAGGGATGAAGAACGATTCGAGATAGTTTACTTTCTTTCCGAGTTAGTCAAATTAAACAG GAGGACATTCAATGAGCAAATTCTCAACATTATCAGGGATGAAGGTTCTTTTAGTACAATGCATGCTCTCCTAGTTTATTTACAGACAACACTTCAAGACCAGAGTCCTATTGTGGCTGGTCTTCTACTCCAACTTGATCTCCTG GTTGAGCCAAGAAAGATGAGTATTTACCGCGAAGAGGCGATAGATACTCTCATTTCATGCCTCAGAAATTCAGAATTCCCAGCTGCTCAAATTGCAGCTGCAGAGACAATTGTATCACTGCAGGGAAGATTCACTACCTCGGGGAAGCCCCTCGCACGGCCTTTTCTTCTAAAGCGTGCCGGACTTGATAAAAATTATAGAAAGCTCATGCGGATGGAGCAGCTACACAACAATCCTGGAGACTTTGAAGATATATCT GAAGAAGAGAAGGCAGCTGATGCTTGGGAAAGAAAAACAGCGTTTGTTTTAGTAAGTCATGAATTTGGTTTGGTTTTTGAAGCTTTAGCAGAAGGGCTAAAGAGCAAATCAGCAGAGCTATGTTCCACTTGCTTTGTGGCAGCAACATGGCTAGTATACATGCTTGGCGTTATTCCAGACACCGGAATAAGAGGAGCTGCCCGAGTCTGCCTACTCAAGCACTTTATATCAACATTCAAGTCTTCAAAGGACATTGAAGACAGAACTCTTTCCTTGTTGGCTCTCAAAAGCTTCATTCATGACCCTG AGGGACTGCGTGATCTGTCTTCCTACATGAAGCACATTTTGAAAGGTCTAAGAGAACTCAGAAAATCTTCCTCGCTGGCACTTGAAATCATGAAACTTCTCTCTGAAGGACAAGATTCCAGTGCT GAATTATGGAATCATAAAGAACTAGCTCAAGTAGACTCTGCTGAAAATGGAGAAGTGTTGTCAATTGTTAGTTTCAAAGACAAATTCTTTTCAGGCCATTCTGATGGAACTATAAAG GTCTGGGCTAGTAGAGACAGCATTCTTCATCTTGTCCAAGAAATTAGAGAACATACCAAGGCTATTACAAGCTTGTATGTTCTACAATCTGGGGAAAGATTATATAGTGGTTCACTTGATAAAACTACAAGG GTCTGGTCCATTGGCAATGAACAAATACATTGTGTACAAGTACATGACATGAAGGATCAGGTCCATAACTTAGTTGTTGCCAACAGCATTTCATGCTTCATTCCCCAAGGAGCTGGTGTCAAG GTTCATGCATGGAATGGACAATCAAAAGTATTGAatcaaaataaatacatcaagTGCTTGGCTCTTGACCGTGGAAGATTATATTGTGGATGCCATGATAATAGTATCCAG GAACTTGATTTAGCATCTGGAACACTAAGCACCATTCAAAGTGGTTCTAGAAAATTACTAAGCAAAGCACATCCGATCCATGCACTCCAGGTTCACAATGGACTGGTATATTCAGCCAGTACTGCCTTGGATGGAGTAGCTGTGAAG ATTTGGAGCACTACAAATTATAACATGATGGGATCATTGCCAACTACTTCAGAAGTGAGGTCTATGGTAATAAGCTCAGAGCTGGTATACTTGGGATGCAAAGGAGGAATTGTGGAAGTTTGGGACCTCAAAAAACAAACTAGAATTGAAATACTGCAAACGGGAACTAATGGTAAAGTTCTTTGCATGAGTCTTGATCCCAATGAGGAAGTTTTAGTTACCGGAACTTCCGAAGGCCGAAttcag GCATGGGGATGGAGTTAA
- the LOC108454809 gene encoding transcription factor bHLH68-like, whose translation MNRGVLQSSPVQQLMAGNPNWWNINTMRPPTHHHQQAAAVAAAPSSFLHPTPTTFFPHTPTSSSSSSSSSSLPVPSWHDNNQELPESWSQLLLGGLVGEEEKGSDIGQFQALHQVSNANSVVDVKQENSASSYVYGHAGEDFHHHQANKPAWFHQISSAASSPKSSVTSFSSNMLDFSGNKAEHGRQPQPDRSSECNSTATGGPLKKPRVQPSATQSTLKVRKEKLGDRITSLHQLVSPFGKTDTASVLSEAIGYIRFLQSQIEALSLPYLGSGSANMRHQQQQSDCKEEAKKDLRSRGLCLVPVSCTLEVWSGDNGADYWAPPPALGAGFFR comes from the exons ATGAACCGAGGTGTGTTGCAGAGCTCACCAGTGCAGCAATTGATGGCCGGAAACCCTAACTGGTGGAACATCAACACCATGCGCCCACCAACTCATCATCATCAACAAGCAGCGGCGGTGGCGGCAGCACCTTCTTCTTTCTTGCATCCTACTCCCACTACTTTCTTCCCTCACACACCCACTTCTTCTTCTTcgtcttcttcatcttcttcacttCCCGTTCCTTCTTGGCATGATAATAACCAGGAGCTTCCTGAGTCATGGAGTCAACTTCTCTT GGGTGGATTGGTAGGAGAAGAAGAAAAGGGGAGTGATATAGGACAGTTTCAAGCGTTACACCAAGTCTCAAATGCTAATTCTGTTGTGGATGTGAAACAAGAAAACTCTGCAAGCAGCTATGTGTATGGACATGCAGGTGAAGATTTTCATCATCACCAGGCGAATAAACCAGCTTGGTTTCACCAGATATCGTCAGCTGCTTCATCACCTAAGTCCAGTGTCACAAGTTTCAGCAGTAACATGTTGGATTTTTCAGGCAACAAAGCTGAACATGGGAGGCAGCCACAGCCAGATCGGTCTTCTGAG TGTAACAGCACTGCAACAGGGGGGCCATTGAAGAAGCCTAGGGTTCAACCTTCTGCAACCCAATCTACCTTAAAG GTGAGGAAGGAAAAATTAGGAGACAGGATTACATCACTTCACCAGCTAGTTTCTCCATTCGGGAAG ACTGACACAGCGTCTGTATTGTCAGAAGCTATTGGGTACATCAGATTCCTTCAGAGTCAAATTGAG GCTCTCAGCTTACCTTACTTGGGCAGTGGATCAGCTAACATGAGGCACCAACAACAACAATCT GATTGTAAAGAAGAAGCAAAGAAAGACCTGAGGAGTAGAGGGCTGTGCTTGGTTCCAGTATCATGCACGCTTGAAGTATGGAGTGGTGACAATGGAGCTGATTACTGGGCACCTCCACCTGCTCTGGGTGCTGGATTTTTCCGATAG